From Plasmodium chabaudi chabaudi strain AS genome assembly, chromosome: 12, the proteins below share one genomic window:
- a CDS encoding DnaJ protein, putative (tmhmm; query 1-1302; ~;query 1202-1301; ~;query 1179-1201; ~;query 1-1178; ~pfam_scan;Pfam:PF00226.27; E()=1.1E-12;score=47.8;query 477-534;description=DnaJ;~iprscan;InterPro:IPR036869 : Chaperone J-domain superfamily;Superfamily:SSF46565; score=5.23E-20;query 475-548;description=Chaperone J-domain superfamily;~iprscan;InterPro:IPR001623 : Heat shock protein DnaJ, N-terminal;Prosite:PS50076; score=16.873;query 476-537;description=DnaJ domain;~iprscan;InterPro:IPR001623 : Heat shock protein DnaJ, N-terminal;PRINTS:PR00625; score=6.9E-8;query 509-529;description=DnaJ domain;~iprscan;InterPro:IPR001623 : Heat shock protein DnaJ, N-terminal;PRINTS:PR00625; score=6.9E-8;query 529-548;description=DnaJ domain;~iprscan;InterPro:IPR001623 : Heat shock protein DnaJ, N-terminal;PRINTS:PR00625; score=6.9E-8;query 478-496;description=DnaJ domain;~iprscan;InterPro:IPR001623 : Heat shock protein DnaJ, N-terminal;Pfam:PF00226; score=7.2E-13;query 477-534;description=DnaJ domain;~iprscan;InterPro:IPR001623 : Heat shock protein DnaJ, N-terminal;SMART:SM00271; score=3.5E-12;query 475-529;description=DnaJ domain) produces the protein MKKTNKTGNLSLKNNNDNNALNKCPNYFNINKIKELYNFQNDHDYEKIFNISEKNTLGTRKRNKISEGNDISLSKSGNNIVIQNKKIDDATKSARITKGNRTNSSENIANEFPHSNELQASMSQQTFTNFNCPKIKKSQSNKENNLQTVHKNKKIKLNNVYDESYFFNNSLDKTPTKNMTNNNIDTHDQIYIKRTSKKNIQRNKNNDSATSPNNILNKYDFIRYICSPTKIACNDNNEQNKCNISNKQKDVTDLQKIQYYNKNRKIAHTENVTNSDSNAQIINNNNKNKNTPYYIQTENNIPNKLPDPTTCYNKYKNHMPIDLTIDIPKNSLDEINSDIESKTPTKKYSNTDQDDFQDSNKRTPIDLNSAESINRLKKNFFINSKKFFINDFKIDDTKDKAKNTEQSQPPHDCNNIEGINYNSENLKYVGKEDNTTNSNDNNEQNCDDDSHDEQYYFGYANKFKQNKKKSYNISKSLYSYLDLSYNCSKDEIKKAYKDKIKIHHPDKGGDIKQFLEIKLSYDILIDEKKRKMYDKYGNTILELLMSENFNDYNISSDEKNCETEKDDEENEEKGEDIDDESLRIYDLFVQKYNNVSYLHNRGSLKINSKQYNQFQKLVYHFFNNQQNCIFKNIFYIYPIYSKNMPPFSKSDAYNSNNKKKKNKKYTNINDSRNSTNSFDESHAEYDNDYGSINKSSEHIEDNSKDDYTQSNDSLFENSSYSDIGKEITINDIIKKKKRINIFEELTSQFNKFYNDTIIQKTNNSEQFIDTSKNLHHKIPPDHTNKPFETQNNDATTFMKDDISKDVDGTHNPNDGYEDKYNFFKDIQVSPIKYKVINESTDKDADCFYKWFDFFFKNDNTSPQKNIYTNQTSLSSKNKPNKTKYFNTQKEGIIFQNNNPYHLNNTHTNKPTEYTPSKNNPNIFQFVSQNNQFSPDAYKYEYPYNYSCSINKCDNTNYPNSNKENVNPHSYHNNSPINSYCQYISDYKNENLQKPIFYSNPCYNNMYPKVSSPNLYTPIKISDKKSTQNCDNIPITYSCEKKKDDILINIEEKYGFNLLKKNEQKIKDMTYDFNYIYVGHNVKKKKRFLLFIKEESIKNFLKIKLLIHKIKNKSNLKHISLFQKEIDKIIKNIEYILLFVTCKDELIPLTDFYLLDKNVYSKEHYCIPLHIKKNSIILRPAYFHLKWVIYTLQSFILFNLFFQKINKYMCSFPFFNYKYNYFKNFIISEQQTEQDSIPNTYIFFHNHIIKNKHKYIKYFPHKVSLYLKKLEPITPSNVKHIQINLSPLFVLTPYKNFDLTEY, from the coding sequence atgaaaaagacGAACAAAACAGGAAATttatctttaaaaaataataatgataataacgctttaaataaatgccccaattattttaatataaataaaattaaagaattatataacTTCCAAAATGACCATGACTATGAAAAGATTTTTAATATCTCTGAAAAAAACACACTTGGGACAAGAAAAAGGAATAAAATCAGCGAAGGAAATgatatatcattatcaAAAAGTGGGAATAATATAGTAatccaaaataaaaaaatagatgaTGCTACAAAATCGGCTCGAATTACCAAAGGAAATCGAACAAATTCATCTGAAAACATTGCAAATGAATTTCCTCACTCTAACGAATTACAAGCATCTATGTCACAACAGACATTTACTAATTTCAACTGtccaaaaattaaaaaaagccAAAGTAAcaaggaaaataatttacaaacagttcataaaaataaaaaaattaaactaAACAATGTTTATGATGAATCatacttttttaacaaTTCGTTGGACAAGACACCAACGAAAAATATGaccaataataatattgatacACATgatcaaatttatataaaaagaaccagtaaaaaaaatatacaaagaaataaaaacaacGACTCAGCTACTAGTCCtaacaatatattaaacaaatatgaTTTCATTCGATATATATGTTCTCCTACTAAAATTGCATgcaatgataataatgaacaaaataaatgtaatatatcaaataaacaaaaagatGTAACtgatttacaaaaaatacaatattataataaaaaccgGAAAATAGCACACACTGAAAATGTCACTAATTCTGATTCTAATGCTCAAatcattaataataataataaaaataaaaatacaccttattatattcaaacCGAAAACAATATACCAAATAAATTGCCAGACCCAACAACATGctataacaaatataaaaatcatatGCCTATAGACTTGACTATTGATATTCCAAAAAATTCACTCGACGAAATTAACTCAGATATCGAATCCAAAACGcccacaaaaaaatatagcaaTACAGATCAAGATGATTTTCAGGATAGTAACAAGAGAACGCCGATAGATCTAAACAGTGCGGAATCCATAAATaggttaaaaaaaaacttttttataaacagcaaaaaatttttcataaatgaTTTCAAAATAGACGATACAAAGGATAAAGCTAAAAATACTGAGCAATCACAACCTCCTCATGATTGCAATAATATAGAAggaattaattataatagtgaaaatttaaaatatgttggAAAAGAAGATAATACAACTAATTCAAACGACAATAATGAACAAAATTGTGATGACGATAGCCACGATgaacaatattattttggttatgctaacaaatttaaacaaaacaagaaaaaaagttataatatttcaaaatctTTATATAGTTATTTAGATCTTTCCTATAATTGTTCTAAAGATGAAATCAAAAAAGCTTATAaagacaaaataaaaattcaccATCCTGACAAAGGAGGAGATATTAAACAATTCTTAGAAATCAAGTTGTCTtatgatattttaattgatgagaaaaaaagaaaaatgtatgataaatatggaaataCTATACTTGAATTATTGATGAGTGAAAACTTTAAcgattataatatatcatcagatgaaaaaaattgtgaaactgaaaaagatgatgaagaaaatgaagaaaaggGAGAAGATATTGATGATGAATCTTTAAGAATATACGATTTATTtgtacaaaaatataataatgtttcATACCTTCATAATCGTGGAAGtctaaaaattaatagcaaacaatataatcagtttcaaaaattagtttatcattttttcaataatcagcaaaattgcatatttaaaaatatattttatatatatcctaTTTATTCTAAAAATATGCCCCCATTTAGTAAAAGCGACGCATATAATagtaacaataaaaaaaagaaaaacaaaaaatatactaaTATCAATGATAGTAGAAATTCGACAAATAGTTTCGATGAATCTCATGCTGAATATGATAATGATTATGGAAGTATAAACAAATCCAGTGAGCACATCGAAGATAATAGTAAAGATGATTATACCCAATCAAACGATAGCTTATTTGAAAACTCATCGTATTCAGATATAGGAAAAGAAATTACGattaatgatataataaagaaaaaaaaacgtattaatatattcgaAGAATTAACCTCAcagtttaataaattttataatgatactattattcaaaaaacaaataattctGAACAGTTTATAGATACTTCGAAAAATTTACATCATAAAATACCACCCGATCATACAAATAAACCTTTTGAAACACAAAACAATGATGCTACTACTTTTATGAAAGACGATATATCAAAAGATGTAGACGGTACACACAACCCTAACGATGGATATGAAGACAAATAcaacttttttaaagatataCAAGTATCTCCTATTAAGTATAAAGTTATTAACGAAAGCACTGATAAGGATGCTGactgtttttataaatggtttgattttttttttaaaaatgataatacatccccacaaaaaaacatatacaCAAATCAAACCTCTTTATCCTCGAAAAATAAaccaaataaaacaaaatattttaacacACAAAAAGAAggtataatatttcaaaataataatccaTACCATTTGAACAACACTCATACAAATAAGCCTACGGAATATACCCCTTCTAAAAATAACCCTAATATCTTCCAATTTGTTAGTCAAAATAATCAATTTTCACCAGATGCTTACAAATATGAATACccttataattattcatgTAGCATTAATAAATGTGATAACACCAACTATCCAAATTcgaataaagaaaatgtaaATCCACATTcttatcataataattcacCAATAAATTCATACTGCCAATATATTTCTGATTACAAAAAcgaaaatttacaaaaaccaattttttatagtaaCCCTTGCTACAATAATATGTACCCAAAGGTGTCATCACCTAACTTATATACTCCAATAAAAATCAGTGATAAAAAAAGCACACAAAATTGTGATAATATTCCCATTACATATAGttgtgaaaaaaagaaagatgATATACTAATAAACattgaagaaaaatatggtTTCAATTtactcaaaaaaaatgaacaaaaGATTAAAGACATGACATatgattttaattatatttatgtaggGCATAAtgttaagaaaaaaaaaagatttcttctatttataaaagaagaaagtataaaaaatttcctaaaaatcaaattattGATTCATAAAATCAAAAACAAATCAAATTTAAAACACATATCACTATTTCAAAAAGAAATTGATAaaatcattaaaaatatagaatatatattattattcgtAACATGTAAAGATGAACTAATACCTTTAACTGATTTCTATTTGTTggataaaaatgtatattcaAAGGAGCATTATTGTATACCTTtacacataaaaaaaaatagcataATATTAAGACCAGCTTactttcatttaaaatgggttatatatactttacAATCATTTatcctttttaatttgttttttcaaaaaattaataaatatatgtgctcctttccattttttaattataaatataactattttaaaaattttataatttccgAGCAACAAACAGAACAAGATAGTATTCCAAATACATACATTTTCTTTCATAAtcatattatcaaaaataaacataaatatatcaaatatttCCCACACAAGGTAAGTCTAtatcttaaaaaattggaacCTATAACTCCATCAAATGTAAaacatatacaaattaatttatctcCCCTTTTTGTGTTGACgccttataaaaatttcgaTCTAACCGAGTATTGA